The following proteins come from a genomic window of Salvia hispanica cultivar TCC Black 2014 chromosome 4, UniMelb_Shisp_WGS_1.0, whole genome shotgun sequence:
- the LOC125221924 gene encoding mogroside IE synthase-like, with amino-acid sequence MDTGRKAQVVVIPYPAQGHINPTLAFAKSLASKGLLVAFVTTTSISKSANFSDCASLTLHTVSNGSEHVEGTETTEADFNRLRCKFSTNLADYIDGHMRGARAIIYDSVMPWMLDIAKNCMIYEMCFHA; translated from the exons ATGGATACAGGTAGGAAGGCTCAAGTAGTAGTGATCCCATACCCCGCACAAGGCCACATCAACCCGACTCTTGCATTCGCCAAGTCTTTAGCCTCCAAAGGCCTTCTCGTCGCCTTCGTCACCACCACTTCCATCTCCAAATCCGCAAACTTCTCCGACTGCGCCTCCCTAACCCTACACACCGTGTCCAATGGCTCCGAGCACGTGGAGGGGACCGAGACCACCGAGGCAGACTTCAACCGCCTCAG GTGCAAATTCTCCACAAATCTGGCGGATTATATAGACGGCCACATGAGAGGCGCGAGGGCTATTATCTACGACTCGGTAATGCCGTGGATGCTGGATATCGCCAAGAACTGCATGATTTATGAAATGTGTTTCCATGcatga